From a region of the Nothobranchius furzeri strain GRZ-AD chromosome 12, NfurGRZ-RIMD1, whole genome shotgun sequence genome:
- the LOC129166773 gene encoding uncharacterized protein, whose translation MDETRQNLSCTVTPGVRFSDVLLPEHAKTQETVCRPGRTGPAARPNGPALVGCRRSGTVGTSGSGSVPAALGRRWFWSALHDVNSNNMLFTVITLFLCLYFFQGVKNPPSISRFEINNTFSATFKLNKSLEPMVNLSDKQVVLNPLVPDAFSLSSMLKADHLSSMGVKSSGCDPLLQPGVCFTRQSASCTSQLLYRGVMETSATVKHSWSPDGATFPFAGTSKFNTSRSLDIFTPAISARFRHGISLRNKRGVGSLLLLCEHHFRISSSLLFLITTKSPP comes from the exons atggacgagacacgacaaaatctttcttgtactgttacacctggtgtaaggttctctgacgttctgcttccagaacatgccaagacgcaggagactgtttgCCGGCCGGGCCGCACTGGTCccgccgcccgcccgaacgggcccgcattggtcgggtgccgccggtcgggcacggtggggactagtggcagcggttcggtgccagctgctctgggtcggaggtggttctggtctgcacttcatgacgtgaattcaaacaacatgctgtttacagtcataacgctttttctttgcctttatttcttccagggggtcaaaaacccaccatcaatatcaaggtttgaaataaacaacactttctctgctacttttaagctgaataaatctcttgagcctatggttaacctatctgacaaacaggttgtgcttaaccctttggttcctgatgctttttctctgtcatccatgttaaaggctgaccatctctccagcatgggtgtgaaatcttcaggctgtgatccactgCTTCAGCCAGGGGTctgctttactcgtcagtccgcctcatgcacaagccagcttctttatcggggcgtgatggaaacgtcagccaccGTGAAACActcgtggtctccggacggagccacCTTCCCATTtgcagg aacctccaagttcaacacctccaggtctttggacatcttcaCACCTGctatttcagcacgattcag acacggcataagtttgagaaacaaaaggggggtggggagcctcctcctgctttgcgagcatcattttcgcatttccagttcactactatttctgatcacaacaaagtcgcctccgtaa